The following coding sequences lie in one Apium graveolens cultivar Ventura chromosome 1, ASM990537v1, whole genome shotgun sequence genomic window:
- the LOC141716962 gene encoding uncharacterized protein LOC141716962, translated as MVEAIRGMDEEGWGIIIQGCHTREDEMSQPQGEGWQDPPVHPGGNQGEQPNVQTIPGVGTFNLNDLKRLLNHHLEGGRVPATAQAPSPFAAIVREAQLPAGYRNTTNDLHFYGNSDPVEFLGRFNIEMDVYQLPDLDRCHLLATTFREGAQQWFQKLGPGFQAAVKYTPPVTTLANVKQKEGESLTSYFKRFNAESTLVRGATEEILKILLIAGLRVGTDFWKHLQGKDPVLLANVLAQEESFKAIEQSLAETKKNDNTHNSKGRAKKRDRSLSPHYRRNARIPNRVNTVNTRKEWSPPSNYKRRSKDKKKYCDYYESTGHDTHECRHLKDEIEELIKVGYPGEWIDKVKRRRGNDDKGKDERHPPREEDAEKIAEVKFQMASSIRAIFGGHPFVGDSNRALERNAREARHPPLTNIHSLEDRPLKIFKGESADIMFRERESRWVHHPYNDALVITMLIGAMNVHRVFLDNGSSANILYYSTYKKLGFPNSDMYFEDAHVYGFTGEVVRVMGSVRLPVTLGEGAMSVTQMIDFKVLDQDSAHNMLVGRPWLRAFRVITSIHHLMIKFPTPNGVRSLKGSQYESRNCYHKAVKEFCRRRHEGKGLPFEGAEDIL; from the exons ATGGTCGAGGCTATCAGGGGAATGGACGAGGAAGGATGGGGTATCATCATACAAGGGTGCCATACAAGGGAAGATGAGATG TcgcagcctcagggcgaggggTGGCAAGATCCACCGGTACACCCGGGGGGTAACCAAGGGGAACAACCCAACGTCCAAACCATTCCTGGGGTAGGGACGTTCAACTTGAATGATCTTAAAAGGTTACTCAACCATCATCTTGAAGGAGGTAGGGTACCAGCGACTGCGCAAGCTCCTTCCCCTTTTGCTGCTATTGTGAGGGAGGCGCAATTGCCGGCAGGATACAGGAACACCACCAATGACTTGCATTTTTATGGGAACTCTGACCCTGTGGAATTTCTGGGGCGTTTCAACATTGAGATGGATGTATATCAATTACCTGACTTGGATCGATGCCATCTCCTGGCGACCACTTTTAGAGAGGGCGCTCAGCAATGGTTTCAAAAACTTGGTCCTGGG TTTCAAGCTGCGGTGAAGTATACACCGCCAGTTACCACGCTGGCCAATGTGAAACAGAAAGAGGGGGAAAGCTTGACCTCATACTTTAAAAGGTTCAATGCAGAGTCTACTTTGGTGAGGGGCGCAACTGAAGAAATACTGAAAATACTTCTTATAGCTGGTTTGCGTGTGGGAACAGATTTCTGGAAGCACCTGCAAGGGAAGGACCCTGTGTTATTAGCTAATGTACTTGCGCAGGAGGAATCATTCAAAGCGATTGAGCAGTCGCTTGCAGAAACAAAGAAGAATGATAACACCCACAACTCCAAGGGGCGAGCCAAGAAAAGAGATAGATCCCTGAGCCCGCATTATAGGCGAAATGCCAGGATCCCTAATAGGGTGAACACCGTGAATACGCGGAAAGAATGGAGCCCGCCATCGAACTATAAAAGGAGG AGTAAAGATAAGAAGAAGTATTGTGATTACTATGAGTCTACCGGTCATGACACCCATGAGTGTCGTCacctgaaagatgaaattgaagaattgatcaaggTGGGATACCCGggagaatggattgacaaggtgaaACGACGCAGGGGGAATGATGACAAGGGGAAAGATGAAAGGCATCCCCCACGGGAAGAGGACGCAGAAAAGATAGCGGAGGTTAAGTTCCAAATGGCTAGTAGTATcagggcaatttttggaggacacccATTTGTCGGTGATAGTAATCGTGCattggaaagaaatgcaagagaAGCACGACACCCGCCACTCACCAACATTCATAGTTTGGAAGATAGACCTCTAAAAATATTCAAAGGGGAATCAGCTGATATTATGTTCAGGGAGAGAGAGTCAAGATGGGTACATCATCCCTATAATGATGCCCTGGTAATAACTATGCTTATTGGGGCAATGAACGTGCATCGAGTCTTCTTGGACAATGGGAGCTCTGCGAACATCCTGTATTACAGCACGTACAAAAAATTGGGTTTCCCGAATAGCGACATGTATTTTGAAGATGCACACGTCTATGGCTTTACTGGAGAAGTAGTGAGAGTTATGGGTTCGGTTAGGCTTCCCGTCACACTTGGGGAAGGAGCTATGTCTGTCACTCAAATGATAGATTTCAAAGTGCTGGATCAGGACTCTGCGCACAACATGTTGGTGGGCAGACCTTGGTTGCGGGCattcagggtgataacctcgatacatcacttgatgataaagttcccaacACCTAACGGAGTGAGAAGTCTGAAAGGGTCGCAATACGAGTCACGCAactgctatcacaaggctgtTAAGGAATTTTGCAGGAGAAGACACGAGGGAAAAGGTCTTCCATTCGAGGGTGCAGAGGACattctataa